In Flavobacterium sp. N3904, one DNA window encodes the following:
- the cysS gene encoding cysteine--tRNA ligase — MPLYKTQTLKIYNSLSGEKETFTPINEGNVGMYVCGPTVYSNVHLGNVRTFMSFDVIFRYLLHLDYKVRYVRNITDVGHIVDDVDEGEDKIAKKARLEQLEPMEVVQRYTVDFHDILNAFNFLPPSIEPTATGHIIEQIEIIKTIIDKGIGYEANGSVYFDVVKFNETNHYGILSGRNIEDMLANTRDLDGQSDKRNPQDFALWKKAEPQHIMRWPSPWSDGFPGWHLECTAMSTKYLGNHFDIHGGGMDLKFPHHECEIAQNEACTGHTPVNYWMHANMLTLNGKKMAKSTGNNILPGEILTGDNAFLSKAFSASVARFFMLQAHYRSILDFSDEAIIAAEKGYKRLMEAMESLKGISASATSSIDIASWKQLCYDAMNDDFNTPILIAQLFEGVRFVNLLKDEKETLNANDLKLFTETMQAFVFDVLGLEEEKTNGNTDKLEGVVNMLIGMRKQARDNKDFALSDQIRDQLIALGIQLKDGKEGTTFSVQ; from the coding sequence ATGCCATTGTACAAGACACAAACCTTAAAAATATACAATTCTCTTTCCGGAGAAAAAGAAACATTTACACCAATCAACGAAGGAAATGTGGGGATGTATGTATGTGGACCAACGGTTTACAGCAATGTACATCTTGGAAATGTGAGAACTTTTATGTCTTTTGATGTAATCTTCAGATACTTATTGCATTTGGATTACAAAGTGCGCTATGTTCGAAACATTACGGATGTGGGGCATATTGTGGACGATGTGGATGAAGGCGAAGATAAAATTGCCAAAAAAGCGCGTTTGGAACAATTGGAACCTATGGAAGTAGTGCAACGCTACACCGTAGATTTTCATGATATTTTAAATGCTTTTAACTTTTTGCCCCCAAGTATCGAACCCACTGCAACGGGCCATATTATTGAGCAAATTGAAATTATAAAAACTATTATTGACAAAGGAATTGGTTATGAAGCAAATGGCTCTGTTTATTTTGATGTGGTTAAATTCAATGAAACCAATCATTATGGTATATTAAGTGGCCGTAATATTGAAGATATGTTGGCCAACACACGTGATCTTGACGGGCAATCAGACAAAAGAAACCCACAGGATTTTGCACTTTGGAAAAAAGCCGAACCACAACATATTATGCGATGGCCTTCGCCATGGAGCGATGGTTTCCCGGGATGGCACTTAGAATGTACTGCAATGAGCACCAAATATTTGGGCAATCATTTTGACATTCACGGTGGTGGAATGGATTTAAAATTCCCGCATCACGAATGTGAAATTGCACAAAACGAAGCTTGTACTGGACATACTCCTGTAAATTACTGGATGCATGCCAATATGCTTACTTTGAATGGTAAAAAAATGGCCAAATCGACTGGAAACAATATTTTGCCAGGAGAGATTTTGACTGGAGACAATGCTTTTTTAAGCAAAGCTTTTTCCGCATCAGTAGCTCGCTTTTTCATGTTACAAGCGCATTACAGAAGCATCCTTGATTTCTCTGACGAAGCTATTATTGCAGCCGAAAAAGGATATAAAAGATTGATGGAAGCAATGGAATCTTTAAAAGGAATTTCTGCAAGTGCCACCAGTTCTATAGATATTGCCAGTTGGAAACAATTGTGTTATGATGCTATGAATGATGATTTCAATACACCAATCCTTATTGCACAGTTATTTGAAGGAGTACGTTTTGTTAATTTATTAAAAGACGAAAAAGAGACTTTAAATGCAAACGATTTAAAGCTGTTTACAGAAACAATGCAGGCTTTTGTATTTGATGTTTTGGGATTGGAAGAAGAAAAAACTAATGGCAACACAGACAAATTAGAAGGCGTGGTAAATATGCTTATTGGCATGCGTAAACAAGCCAGAGACAATAAAGATTTTGCATTATCGGATCAAATTAGGGATCAATTAATCGCTTTGGGCATTCAATTGAAAGACGGGAAAGAAGGAACAACTTTTAGTGTTCAGTAG
- a CDS encoding malate dehydrogenase, with the protein MKVTIVGAGNVGASCADSISYRGIASEVVLLDIREGFAEGKAMDIMQCATNTGFNTNVSGVTNDYSKTANSDVVVITSGIPRKPGMTREELIGINAGIVKTVAENVLAHSPNCIVVVVSNPMDTMTYLALKATGLPKNRIIGMGGALDSSRFRYYLSKALDKPSNDISAMVIGGHGDTTMIPLTRLAAYNGIPVSEFLSQEELDKVAAATMVGGATLTGLLGTSAWYAPGASVAYLVDSILNDQKKMIACSVMLDGEYGQSDICIGVPCIIGKNGIEQIVDIKLNDAEKAAFAKSAEAVRSMNSDLKTVLA; encoded by the coding sequence ATGAAAGTTACCATTGTAGGAGCAGGGAATGTAGGAGCATCCTGTGCAGATTCAATTTCTTATAGAGGAATTGCAAGTGAAGTAGTATTATTGGATATCAGAGAAGGTTTTGCCGAAGGGAAAGCTATGGATATCATGCAATGTGCTACAAATACTGGTTTTAATACTAATGTTTCAGGTGTCACAAATGATTATTCTAAAACGGCAAACAGCGATGTTGTTGTGATCACTTCTGGGATTCCAAGAAAACCAGGAATGACCAGAGAAGAACTAATAGGAATAAATGCAGGAATTGTAAAAACAGTTGCTGAGAATGTTTTGGCACATTCGCCAAATTGTATTGTTGTTGTTGTATCGAATCCAATGGATACCATGACTTACTTAGCATTGAAAGCTACAGGATTGCCAAAAAATAGAATTATAGGAATGGGTGGAGCATTAGACAGTTCTCGTTTTAGATATTATTTGTCTAAAGCATTGGATAAACCTTCAAATGATATTTCTGCAATGGTTATCGGTGGTCACGGTGATACTACAATGATACCATTAACTAGATTGGCTGCCTACAATGGAATTCCGGTTTCTGAATTTTTATCTCAAGAAGAATTAGATAAAGTTGCTGCTGCTACAATGGTAGGAGGTGCAACACTTACAGGTTTGTTGGGAACTTCAGCTTGGTATGCGCCAGGAGCTTCTGTTGCTTACTTGGTAGATAGTATATTAAATGACCAAAAGAAAATGATAGCTTGTTCTGTAATGCTTGATGGTGAATACGGACAAAGTGATATCTGTATTGGAGTACCTTGTATTATAGGTAAAAATGGAATTGAACAAATCGTTGATATTAAATTGAATGATGCTGAAAAAGCTGCTTTTGCAAAAAGTGCAGAAGCTGTAAGAAGCATGAACTCTGATTTGAAAACAGTATTAGCATAA
- the yidD gene encoding membrane protein insertion efficiency factor YidD — protein sequence MLNKIIIYPFVLLVRFYQGAISPFTPAACRFEPTCSSYMIQALQIHGLFYGGYLGIKRILSCHPWGRKGYDPVPEKKCNHNH from the coding sequence ATGTTAAACAAAATCATTATTTATCCGTTTGTACTACTCGTTCGGTTTTATCAGGGAGCGATATCCCCTTTTACTCCCGCAGCATGCCGATTTGAGCCGACTTGTTCAAGCTATATGATTCAGGCTTTGCAAATTCATGGGTTGTTTTATGGTGGTTATTTAGGCATAAAAAGGATTTTAAGTTGTCATCCTTGGGGCAGAAAAGGGTATGATCCTGTTCCTGAAAAAAAATGCAACCATAATCATTAA
- the gyrB gene encoding DNA topoisomerase (ATP-hydrolyzing) subunit B, which yields MSEEIKKDNYSADSIQALEGMEHVRMRPSMYIGDVGVRGLHHLVYEVVDNSIDEAMGGHCDTIRVDINEDGSISVEDNGRGIPVGIHKKEGVSALEVVMTKIGAGGKFDKDSYKVSGGLHGVGVSVVNALSNHLRATVHSSDGKVYEQEYEKGKALYPVKQIGETTKRGTIVTFYPDPSIFTQTIEYSYDTLSARMRELSYLNKGITITFTDKREVDKDGNFVSEIFHSSEGLKEYIRYLDGNREPIIAHVISMDNEKGEIPVEVALIYNTSYSENIFSYVNNINTHEGGTHLQGFRTGLTRSLKKYADASGMLDKLKFDISGDDFREGLTAIISVKVAEPQFEGQTKTKLGNREVVSPVSQAVSEMIENYLEENPNDARIIVQKVILAAQARHAAKKAREMVQRKTVMGGGGLPGKLSDCSEQDPAKCEVYLVEGDSAGGTAKQGRDRAFQAILPLRGKILNVEKAMHHKVFENEEIRNIFTALGVTVGTAEDSKALNIEKLRYHKVIIMCDADVDGSHIATLILTFFFRFMKELIEEGHVYIAAPPLYLVKKGKNKEYAWDDKTRDDANARMGGGAAIQRYKGLGEMNAEQLWETTMDPGFRTLRQVTIDSLVEADRVFSMLMGDEVPPRREFIEKNAVYANIDA from the coding sequence ATGAGCGAAGAAATCAAGAAGGACAATTATTCAGCAGACAGTATCCAAGCTTTAGAAGGAATGGAGCACGTGAGAATGCGTCCATCGATGTACATTGGAGATGTAGGTGTAAGAGGGTTACATCATTTAGTTTATGAAGTAGTAGATAACTCTATCGATGAGGCAATGGGAGGTCATTGTGATACGATACGAGTGGATATCAATGAAGATGGATCCATTTCTGTTGAAGACAACGGGCGTGGTATTCCGGTTGGGATTCACAAAAAAGAAGGTGTTTCTGCATTAGAGGTTGTAATGACCAAAATTGGTGCTGGAGGTAAATTCGATAAAGATTCGTATAAAGTTTCTGGAGGTCTTCACGGTGTTGGGGTTTCTGTTGTAAATGCATTGTCAAATCATTTAAGAGCAACGGTGCACAGTAGCGATGGAAAAGTATACGAGCAGGAATACGAAAAAGGGAAAGCACTTTATCCGGTTAAACAAATTGGTGAAACTACTAAGAGAGGTACAATCGTTACTTTTTATCCGGATCCTTCCATATTTACTCAGACAATAGAATATTCATATGATACATTGTCTGCGCGTATGCGTGAGTTATCCTATTTGAATAAAGGAATCACGATTACTTTTACAGATAAAAGAGAAGTTGATAAAGACGGAAATTTCGTTTCAGAAATCTTCCATTCTTCAGAAGGTCTTAAAGAATACATTCGATATTTAGACGGAAATCGTGAGCCAATTATTGCACACGTAATTTCTATGGATAACGAAAAAGGGGAAATTCCTGTTGAGGTAGCTTTGATTTACAATACAAGTTACTCTGAGAATATTTTTTCGTATGTAAATAATATTAATACCCATGAAGGGGGAACACACTTGCAAGGTTTTAGAACTGGTCTTACAAGATCATTAAAGAAATATGCAGATGCCTCTGGTATGTTGGACAAATTGAAGTTTGATATTTCTGGAGATGATTTCCGCGAAGGTCTTACTGCGATTATTTCGGTAAAAGTGGCTGAGCCTCAATTTGAGGGTCAAACTAAAACTAAACTTGGAAACCGTGAAGTAGTATCTCCGGTAAGTCAGGCGGTGAGCGAAATGATAGAGAATTATTTGGAAGAAAATCCAAATGATGCCCGTATTATTGTTCAAAAAGTTATTCTTGCAGCCCAAGCACGTCATGCAGCCAAAAAAGCGCGTGAAATGGTGCAGCGTAAAACCGTAATGGGTGGTGGTGGATTGCCAGGGAAATTATCCGATTGTTCAGAACAAGACCCTGCAAAATGTGAAGTATATCTTGTCGAGGGAGATTCGGCAGGAGGAACGGCCAAACAAGGTCGTGATCGTGCTTTTCAAGCTATTTTGCCTTTGAGAGGTAAGATTTTGAATGTGGAAAAAGCAATGCATCATAAAGTATTCGAAAACGAAGAGATTCGAAATATATTTACGGCACTTGGTGTTACAGTTGGAACAGCCGAGGACTCTAAAGCTTTAAATATCGAAAAATTAAGATATCATAAAGTAATTATTATGTGTGATGCCGATGTCGATGGAAGTCACATTGCTACCTTAATTTTGACTTTCTTTTTCCGATTTATGAAAGAATTAATTGAAGAAGGACACGTATATATTGCCGCACCTCCATTATACTTGGTTAAAAAAGGAAAAAACAAAGAATACGCTTGGGACGATAAAACTCGTGATGATGCAAATGCTAGAATGGGTGGAGGAGCAGCAATTCAGCGATATAAAGGTCTTGGAGAGATGAATGCAGAACAATTGTGGGAAACAACAATGGATCCTGGTTTTAGAACTTTGCGACAAGTGACTATAGATAGTCTGGTAGAGGCAGATAGAGTTTTCTCTATGTTAATGGGTGATGAAGTGCCGCCACGAAGGGAGTTTATCGAGAAAAATGCAGTTTACGCAAATATCGATGCGTAG
- the lgt gene encoding prolipoprotein diacylglyceryl transferase — protein MTHALNIVWNPSEGIDLGFFIIRFYSLMFVIAFGLGWYIMKHIFERENIAIDKLDSLFVWTVLATLIGARLGHVFFYDWEYYRNNLAEIILPFRFNPKFEFTGYQGLASHGAAISIIIAMYFFSKKVIQKPLLWILDRVVIPVASGAIFVRLGNFFNSEIVGKETTSSFGIRFVRDQFTPREAVNSTQLATPKEAYNAIATNPQYANLLEQVPAKHPAQLYEAFCYIFVFAILFFLYWKTDARKKSGYLFGLFLVLLFTVRIVVESVKESQGGFESDLGNILSTGQWLSIPFIVVGLYFVITAKKTSDL, from the coding sequence ATGACACACGCTTTAAACATTGTTTGGAATCCTTCCGAAGGTATTGATTTAGGTTTTTTTATAATTCGCTTTTACAGTTTGATGTTTGTAATTGCTTTTGGATTGGGTTGGTACATTATGAAACATATTTTTGAAAGAGAAAATATTGCTATCGATAAATTAGATTCTTTATTTGTTTGGACAGTACTTGCCACTTTGATTGGTGCACGTTTGGGACATGTTTTCTTTTACGATTGGGAATACTACCGAAACAATCTGGCCGAAATCATTTTACCATTCCGTTTTAATCCAAAATTTGAATTCACAGGATACCAAGGATTAGCTAGTCATGGAGCGGCAATCTCGATAATCATAGCTATGTACTTCTTTAGTAAAAAAGTGATTCAAAAACCATTATTATGGATATTGGACAGAGTAGTTATTCCAGTTGCCAGTGGTGCTATTTTTGTGCGATTAGGTAATTTTTTCAATTCAGAAATTGTAGGTAAAGAAACTACTTCTTCATTTGGGATTCGTTTTGTAAGAGATCAATTTACACCAAGAGAAGCGGTGAATTCCACCCAGCTTGCTACTCCAAAAGAAGCCTATAATGCTATTGCCACCAATCCTCAATATGCCAATTTGCTGGAACAGGTTCCTGCTAAACATCCGGCGCAATTGTATGAAGCTTTTTGCTACATATTTGTATTTGCAATATTGTTTTTCTTGTATTGGAAAACAGATGCCCGTAAAAAATCAGGCTATTTATTTGGCTTATTCTTAGTATTATTATTCACGGTACGAATTGTAGTCGAATCGGTAAAAGAAAGCCAGGGTGGCTTTGAAAGCGATTTAGGAAACATATTATCAACTGGTCAATGGTTGAGTATTCCTTTTATAGTGGTGGGATTGTATTTTGTTATTACCGCGAAGAAAACAAGTGATCTTTAA
- the secDF gene encoding protein translocase subunit SecDF — MQNKGLIKFFAILFALVSIYQLSFTFVSSKVKSDAKAFAGTNPEKEVKYLDSIGKEKVFSLGFTDFTFNEVKDKQINKGLDLEGGINVILQISVKDILKGLSNNSKNPVFNKSLADATANQRGNQSYIDAFFEAFEANSNGTVKLASPDIFANRSLQGDGGVSFQMTDSQVQKVIKRKVDESVESAFGVLRKRIDKFGVTQPNIQKLGETGRILVELPGAKDVDRIKKLLQSTAQLEFWETYKVEEIGNFIMAANEALKKTEVAKVETKTVAKDSLSALLTDGKDSTATKKGNNPIIDKIVAQGGGPVLGLFSPKDTAVINSYFKRADIRVLLTGDQRYAKFVWGKPTTIKDAKQKDIEVVELYALKGNRDNVAAMGGGVVTDASDTFDQMGKPAVSMQMNNLGAKGWEELTGRAYTQKSNIAIVLDDIVYSAPGVSSGPIAGGRSEISGSFDVTETKDLANVLRAGKLPAAAEIIQSEVVGPSLGQEAIDHGTDSAIIGLLLVSLWMLVYYGKAGWYANIALAVNLLFMFGILASLGAVLTLPGIAGIVLTMGTAVDANIIIYERAKEELRAGLSLDQAVKISYSWKGAMRSIVDANVTHILIGGVLFIFGSGPIKGFATTLLIGIITSLFTSIFIARIFIDRNIAGKNDLSFVTKFSKDFFTNFHFDFLGIKKWTYVFSAVVTIVSLVSIFTNGFDQGVDFVGGRTFQVRFEKPMQAEVVKDELTKVFGSAEVKTFGNENQLKITTKYKIQESGTAVDEEVNKMLYESLKQNYSAGLTYDKFINSSEGKKLGVVQQSKVGPTVAEDIKTNAYWAVLGAMLIVFLYLLVSFRKWQYGLGAIAAVAHDVIFVLGVYSLCWKFMPFGMEIDQHFIAAILTVIGYSMNDTVIVFDRVREFLDGKTKGTFGEIVNKSINSTMSRTINTSLTMIGVLLIMFIFGGESIRGFIFAMLIGIVVGTYSSLFIATPVLVDTISREDKKNVEIKHQQS, encoded by the coding sequence ATGCAGAATAAAGGACTTATTAAATTTTTCGCAATTCTATTTGCATTGGTAAGTATTTACCAACTTTCTTTCACTTTTGTCTCTAGCAAAGTAAAAAGTGATGCAAAAGCTTTTGCTGGTACAAACCCAGAAAAAGAAGTAAAATATTTGGATTCAATTGGTAAAGAAAAAGTGTTTAGCTTAGGTTTTACTGATTTTACATTCAATGAAGTAAAAGATAAACAAATCAACAAAGGGCTTGACTTAGAAGGGGGAATCAATGTGATTCTTCAAATCTCGGTTAAAGACATTTTGAAAGGATTATCAAATAATTCGAAAAATCCTGTTTTTAATAAATCTTTGGCGGATGCCACTGCAAATCAAAGAGGAAATCAATCCTATATTGATGCATTCTTCGAAGCTTTTGAAGCCAATTCAAACGGTACCGTAAAATTAGCATCGCCAGATATTTTTGCTAACAGAAGTTTGCAAGGTGATGGAGGAGTTTCTTTTCAAATGACAGACTCTCAGGTTCAAAAAGTAATCAAAAGAAAAGTTGACGAATCTGTTGAAAGTGCTTTTGGAGTATTGAGAAAACGTATCGATAAATTTGGTGTAACACAACCTAACATTCAAAAATTAGGAGAAACTGGAAGAATTCTTGTAGAACTTCCTGGTGCTAAAGATGTAGATAGAATCAAAAAATTATTGCAAAGTACAGCTCAATTAGAGTTTTGGGAAACATATAAGGTAGAGGAAATCGGTAATTTTATCATGGCTGCAAATGAAGCTTTGAAAAAAACCGAAGTTGCTAAAGTAGAAACAAAAACGGTTGCTAAAGATTCATTAAGTGCTTTATTGACTGATGGAAAAGATTCTACCGCTACTAAAAAAGGGAATAATCCTATCATTGATAAAATTGTAGCTCAAGGTGGCGGACCGGTTTTAGGTCTTTTCTCTCCAAAAGATACTGCTGTAATCAATTCTTATTTTAAAAGAGCTGATATTAGAGTTTTATTGACAGGCGATCAACGTTACGCAAAATTTGTATGGGGAAAACCAACTACTATTAAGGATGCAAAACAAAAAGATATTGAAGTTGTTGAATTGTATGCTTTAAAAGGAAATAGAGATAATGTAGCTGCTATGGGTGGTGGTGTTGTAACTGACGCTAGCGATACTTTTGATCAAATGGGTAAACCAGCAGTTTCTATGCAAATGAATAATCTTGGTGCTAAAGGTTGGGAAGAATTGACAGGAAGAGCTTATACTCAAAAAAGTAATATTGCTATCGTTCTTGACGATATCGTGTATTCTGCTCCAGGAGTTTCTAGTGGTCCTATAGCGGGAGGAAGATCTGAAATTTCAGGTTCTTTTGATGTTACGGAAACTAAAGATTTAGCCAACGTATTGAGAGCAGGTAAATTACCGGCTGCTGCCGAAATAATCCAATCAGAAGTGGTAGGGCCGTCCTTAGGTCAAGAAGCTATCGATCATGGTACTGATTCTGCTATAATAGGATTGCTTTTAGTATCGTTATGGATGTTGGTTTATTATGGTAAAGCAGGATGGTACGCAAATATTGCATTGGCTGTCAATTTATTGTTTATGTTTGGTATTTTGGCATCATTAGGGGCTGTACTTACATTGCCTGGTATTGCTGGTATCGTTTTAACGATGGGTACTGCAGTAGATGCAAATATCATTATCTATGAAAGGGCAAAAGAAGAATTACGTGCAGGATTGTCATTAGATCAAGCGGTGAAAATTTCATATAGCTGGAAAGGTGCTATGCGTTCTATTGTGGATGCAAACGTAACGCATATTTTAATTGGTGGTGTGTTGTTTATCTTTGGTTCAGGACCAATAAAAGGTTTCGCAACTACATTATTAATAGGTATTATAACTTCATTGTTTACTTCTATTTTTATTGCCAGAATTTTTATCGACAGAAATATTGCTGGTAAAAATGATTTGTCATTTGTAACTAAGTTTTCTAAAGATTTCTTTACCAACTTCCACTTTGATTTCTTGGGAATTAAAAAATGGACGTATGTATTCTCTGCAGTAGTAACTATCGTAAGTTTGGTTTCAATCTTTACTAATGGATTTGATCAAGGTGTGGATTTCGTAGGAGGAAGAACTTTTCAAGTACGTTTTGAAAAACCAATGCAGGCTGAAGTAGTTAAAGATGAATTGACTAAAGTTTTTGGTAGTGCCGAGGTGAAAACTTTTGGTAATGAAAATCAATTGAAAATTACAACTAAATATAAAATTCAAGAATCTGGAACTGCTGTTGATGAAGAAGTGAATAAAATGTTGTACGAAAGCTTGAAGCAAAATTATTCTGCAGGTTTGACATATGATAAATTCATAAATTCTTCTGAGGGGAAAAAACTTGGTGTGGTACAACAATCAAAAGTTGGTCCAACAGTTGCAGAGGATATTAAAACAAATGCTTATTGGGCAGTTCTTGGAGCAATGCTGATTGTATTTTTATACTTGCTTGTAAGTTTCAGAAAGTGGCAATATGGTTTGGGAGCAATTGCTGCTGTGGCGCATGATGTTATCTTTGTATTGGGAGTTTATTCATTATGTTGGAAATTTATGCCTTTTGGTATGGAAATCGATCAACACTTTATTGCTGCGATTCTTACCGTTATTGGATACTCGATGAATGATACCGTAATTGTATTTGACAGGGTTCGTGAGTTCTTGGATGGTAAAACAAAAGGAACTTTTGGTGAAATTGTAAACAAATCGATTAACTCTACAATGTCAAGAACAATCAATACGTCATTAACGATGATTGGAGTATTGTTAATCATGTTTATCTTTGGTGGAGAATCTATTAGAGGATTTATTTTCGCAATGCTTATAGGTATTGTTGTAGGTACTTATTCTTCATTATTCATCGCAACTCCTGTATTAGTGGATACTATTTCTAGAGAAGACAAGAAAAATGTGGAAATCAAACATCAACAAAGCTAG
- a CDS encoding pyridoxal phosphate-dependent aminotransferase, translated as MPEISIRGRRMPESPIRKLAPYADIAKKKGHKVYHLNIGQPDIKSPEIAIKAIKDIDLTIIEYGPSAGYESYRKKLAEFYTKQDVRVDYEDIMITTGGSEALLFALGSIMDPGDEVIIPEPFYANYSAFSEESSAKVVPVISTIDSGFTLPTIEEFEKAITPRTKAILICNPNNPTGYLYSEAEINQLGELVKKHDLFLIADEVYREFIYDQRDQHFSVMNLKGIEQNVIMIDSVSKRYSMCGARIGCMVTKNREVTAAAMKFAQARLCPPTIEQIACEAAIDTPQSYFDEVIVEYKERRDILISELNKIEGVVVKTPKAAFYCIAQLPIDNADVFAQWLLEKYELNGETVMIAPAAGFYSTPGVGLNQVRIAYVLKKEDLISAVRILKEALTVYNSK; from the coding sequence ATGCCTGAAATTTCAATCAGAGGTCGAAGAATGCCGGAATCGCCAATCCGAAAATTGGCTCCTTATGCAGATATAGCTAAAAAAAAGGGACATAAGGTTTATCATTTAAACATTGGACAACCCGATATAAAGAGCCCAGAAATCGCAATCAAAGCGATAAAAGACATTGATTTAACTATCATCGAATATGGTCCTTCTGCAGGATACGAAAGTTACCGAAAAAAACTAGCCGAATTTTACACCAAACAAGATGTGAGAGTTGACTATGAAGATATTATGATAACTACCGGAGGCTCAGAAGCCCTTTTGTTTGCCCTTGGAAGTATAATGGATCCGGGGGATGAAGTTATTATTCCTGAACCTTTTTATGCCAATTACAGCGCTTTTTCAGAAGAATCAAGTGCGAAAGTTGTACCAGTAATTTCTACTATTGATAGTGGATTTACACTGCCAACAATTGAAGAATTCGAAAAAGCAATTACGCCAAGAACCAAAGCTATTTTAATCTGTAATCCGAACAATCCAACTGGATATTTATATTCAGAAGCTGAAATTAATCAACTTGGAGAATTGGTAAAAAAACATGATTTGTTTTTAATTGCTGACGAAGTGTATCGTGAATTTATTTATGACCAAAGAGATCAACACTTTTCGGTAATGAACCTAAAAGGAATTGAGCAAAACGTAATCATGATAGATTCGGTTTCTAAAAGATATAGTATGTGTGGCGCACGTATTGGTTGTATGGTGACTAAAAATAGAGAAGTTACTGCTGCTGCTATGAAGTTTGCACAAGCCCGTTTATGCCCACCAACAATTGAACAAATTGCTTGTGAAGCTGCAATTGACACTCCTCAAAGTTATTTTGACGAAGTAATAGTTGAATACAAAGAACGAAGAGATATTTTAATCAGCGAATTGAACAAAATAGAAGGCGTGGTCGTAAAGACTCCAAAAGCTGCTTTTTATTGTATTGCTCAATTGCCAATCGATAATGCAGATGTTTTTGCACAATGGCTTTTGGAAAAATACGAGCTGAACGGAGAAACAGTAATGATCGCTCCAGCTGCTGGATTTTATTCAACTCCAGGCGTTGGTTTGAACCAAGTTCGAATTGCCTATGTTTTGAAAAAAGAAGATTTAATCAGTGCTGTCCGAATTTTGAAAGAAGCTTTGACTGTTTACAATTCAAAATAA
- the folE gene encoding GTP cyclohydrolase I FolE: MINNEEFQDEIGNNHISTNAQNPVRKDAFDITDEEKIERIKKDVENILQTLGMDLTDDSIKGTPNRVAKMFVKEIFGGLNPDKKPKASTFENNYKYGEMLVEKNITLYSTCEHHLLPIIGRAHVAYISNGRVIGLSKMNRIVEHYAKRPQVQERLTMQIVQELQQALGTDDVACVIDAKHLCVNSRGIKDIESSTVTSEFGGKFKDPQTKREFLDYIKLETKF; the protein is encoded by the coding sequence ATGATAAACAACGAAGAATTTCAAGACGAAATAGGAAACAATCATATTAGTACAAATGCTCAAAATCCAGTAAGAAAGGATGCTTTTGACATTACCGATGAAGAAAAGATTGAAAGAATAAAGAAAGACGTCGAAAACATCCTGCAAACTTTAGGAATGGATTTGACAGACGATAGTATAAAAGGAACTCCCAATCGTGTAGCCAAAATGTTTGTAAAAGAAATATTTGGCGGATTGAATCCTGACAAAAAACCAAAAGCTTCCACTTTTGAGAACAATTACAAATATGGAGAAATGCTGGTTGAAAAAAACATTACACTCTATTCTACCTGCGAACATCATTTACTACCCATTATTGGAAGAGCACATGTGGCTTATATTTCGAATGGAAGAGTTATTGGTCTTTCAAAAATGAACCGCATTGTAGAACATTACGCCAAAAGACCTCAAGTGCAAGAGCGCTTAACAATGCAAATTGTACAAGAGCTCCAACAAGCTTTAGGAACCGACGACGTCGCTTGCGTAATTGACGCCAAACACCTATGCGTGAATTCAAGAGGAATTAAAGATATCGAAAGCAGTACGGTAACTTCTGAATTTGGCGGTAAATTCAAAGATCCTCAAACCAAAAGAGAGTTTTTGGACTATATCAAATTGGAGACTAAATTTTAG